The Solanum lycopersicum chromosome 2, SLM_r2.1 DNA window TCctccatatttttcttcaaaacctCTAGCAACCATGTGAAACATTTTACTTTAGTTGGTGCTATGTTTTTCCAGACATTGTTCCATAAACCTTGTTATCTCACATTCTCTTAGTATTCGAAGCATGTTGAATGGAATTCAGAATTGTTCTCAAGTTCTAAATGAGGAATCAATAAAGTTTTAAGGAACTCTGCTCTGAATACTCTACTTCAATTTGCTGCTTCTAAACTAGGAAAGGATGCCTTTGTTATGTATGCTTTAGTATGCCTTTGTTATCCATACTAAAGTATACATAAAGTATGAGTGCAAGTGCCTTAAAGTTGACGTTCCACTGGTAAACAGCCAGTAGGACAAGGAATCACGTGTTTAGCTTTCCAATCTGAGTTGGCACACTAAAATTTATTCTAGTCAAATTTGATAAATAGTTTCTTCGTTCAACTTGTTTGATTGACTGTGTGCTGCAAATCTGCTGCTTCTTTTTTCAAATGTAAATGTGcttcattatgcataaaatGGCATTTAAAATCCTGGCTACAAGAGATGTGCCACTGTCAAGGTACAAATTTGCTTTCCCTACCTTTATTCAGACAATTCCGGGTGGTCCTTCCACCACTTGCCATATAGATAGTGTACATGCTGGTGGCCGTATTACAGCTTCTCATACCTTGTCAATTAAGTGTTATCTTAAATAGTTGTCAGCCAAGTTTTGTTTTGTCAGTTTCAAATAATTCTTCTTTTGATCAGTCATATTGTTGAGTACTCTTTTGAGGATCAAAAAGGAGGTGGCGACTTCTTGTTGGACTGTTTTTCACTTTCCTTTTTCTGTACACCTTTGAGTATATCACTGATGGTGTTGGTGTGCTGACTCAGTTTTCAGTAGTTGTCAGTATTACGTAAAAGTGCTATCCTTCCAGCCTGGAACAgtgccaaaaaaatttaatttgaggtTTGCCAATTTAAGCTTGTACAAAATTTTCAGTAAAGTGTCGATTTCATCTTCCTGGGGAAAAAGTTTGACTGTAAAAGAAGTTCTCTTTCTCGAAAAGATGACTTTTGACTTTGTGCGTGTACGCAAAGGCTTATTTCACCTACTCTTTTTGTTGGtatttgattgtgtgtttgGACTGATGATAAAGACAAACTGTTTTCACGTTTTCTGGGTTGTCTTTTTGTATGATGCTCTATTTTAGAAGAATAAGCAAGGTAGAACAAATACATCCTATTTTGTAGTTTTAAAATATGGTTACCTTGAGATGGTTTTGGCCCTAAAGGTTCTTTGAATAATTTATGCAATGGCATTGTTACTTTCTTTTTTCACAACTTAGCCTTTTAATTTCTGAATAGTGAAGACGCTTCTGTAGATAGGAGAGCTCAACTTCTGTGTTCAGTGCTAGAAAGTTGTCAACTTATTAATGGGTGCACCTAAGCAGAAGTGGACATCAGAAGAAGAAGCTGCCCTTAAAGCTGGTGTAGCGAAGTATGGGGTTGGCAAATGGAGCACCATTCTTAAAGATCCAGAGTTTGCTGTTGTGTTGCGCTCTCGCTCAAATGTGGACTTGAAGGTACTAGACATAACAATATTATCAAATCTTGTCTTCTCATTCTGTTGGAAGCTTGTTTAGCCAGCTGGAGTATGTCATATATCCACATAGTAACAGTGTTGATGCATTGCTATAATGTCGCTTCTGTGTggttttgttttctctttttccCATAGTTTTCTGGCTTGCTTTGGTTAGTAAAAGTTGCCTTGATGGGCTTAGTTTTGCCTGGACAGGATAAATGGAGGAATCTACATGTCATGGCAAGTGGATGGGGATCTCGGCATCGGGGGAAGATTGTGTCTAAAAGTGCTCAGCCTACACCGAAGCACGATGACAGCACCTTGGTTAGCTATGTGAGTGAGAATGATAGAGATATTCCTGATGTTAAACCTCTTGCATCGACTGGTGATGAACTGAAGGATGTTGGCTCAAAAAGACCACTTTCAAGGTTATTAAGCGACCCACTTAGATCTTCCTTATTGAAATCTTGGATTCTTTACAACTAGTCTTGAATGTTGTGCTGGAAGGGCGTTTGGAGAAAAATACTACTTTATTTGTTGACTTATATGAATCTGAAAtcactttttaagaaaatagtGTACTCCATAAGATAtctaacaattattttttgatatggTGAAGTACTCAAACCttgttagaaataaataaacaatcaaagCATATTTTGAGATGCAACTTTTCATGCATTTAATGAttaatactccctccatttcaatttgtttgtcttactttcctttttagtctctTTAAAAAAGAAGCCACTTTCTATATATAGTAACTCCTTACCCCCATATCATacatgacatatttaagacAATAAGATTCAAAAGGAATTTTTGGTACTTACATATCTTTAGCAAGACCACAtaattcaaaagtcttcttgaTATCATGAACTCTGTCCTGATTTCAACTAGGACAAACAATGTGAAACACAgtgtaatatttttcattaaaaggaTAATTGTAAgttatctaatttaatttttttttaacttcgtaacttaagttatttaatataatatttactcACCTTTAGTAAAGGAACTTAATTTAAACCTTTTAGTTCTGAAAGTCAGTTGGCTCTGTTATACAAAAGGTTTAGTGGCCAACTTggtattttcttattattgatCCTTGTAGTCGTCCTTGATCTTGTCACCAACTATGTAGAATagctttttgaaaaatgattgatTTATATCTTTTGGTCTGAGTTCAAAATTGTAATAACAAGTTTGGAACTCTTAGTAATTTAGTTCTACAATTGCCTCTTTTTTCCCTTCTCAAAAATACTCACACTTTACAATGCATCAAACTTGTGTTGTTTGTTCATTGGTTATAGATTAGATGATCTTATACTGGAGTCAATAGCCAAATTGAAGGAATCACGTGGATCTAGTCGGAATGCAATTTCTTCTTACATAGAGgtaatattttcctattttgagCTTTTTTGATATAAGTAAGTCcaagaaagtgattttttttttctcttgaagatttagttaattttatattgctATACACATTAGTTGAGGGAACAGATTGTTGTCTTCTTAAATGGGTTTTGAGCAATTCTCACCAGATGAGCTAGTTTTGATGTTGAGTTAGGCCCACGGTCATCCATTTGTATTTTTGGTGTGTCCATGCTGGATTCCCATGTTATGTTGTACACACTCCATATGTCTTGTATTGGGCCTATGCCAGCAGTGGAGAGAGGGAGGGCATTGCTAGTCCCAAATGGGTGAGGGGATGATTTGTTTTCTCCTTATATGATTTTAGACAAGCCCTACTTAATTAACTTTTTGTCGAGTTAGGTCAAGGTCTATTTTCTTGAAATGTTTGGATTACCTAACTATTATACCAATCACTATAGGAGTCACCTTCTGTTTAATCtatgttttcaatttttgatgaaaaaactaAGTGTATATGCTCTTAAGTTCTGCCTAGTTAAGCATTTTCAAGacatttgtattaattttatttttttcttctaatgaaAATCTGCTGCCTCGTACACAAGAAGGAGAAGATAAACAAGATGTTGAGGTATTATGAGTCAAGCAGATAAACAAGTTCAAATTGTTCCTtgatttttcaagaaaacaaaatgaacaaatataagTTGCTTTTCTGCCTTGTTTGAGCAAGTCCTGTAATATATGTTAACAATTTGCTATAAGTTAAACATGCATTTCCTGTCTGTATCTTAGTTGCTGATTTTACATGGAAGCCAAGATTACTATGAGCTAAACATGCCTGTGCTGTTTGTATCTTAGTAAGTGATAGTTATGCTGTAATTTATGTAAtgtggtttttctttatttggcAATGCCTTTTGATCTTCATTGCAAAAACCTGAGCACCCGAGAACTATATAAGAAGTATCAAACAGAAGAGGAAAGGTGGAAACCGGTAAAATGTACTAGGGAAAGGTTATGTGCCAACTGGAAACTGGCTCAACTTGGTCATTGAGACGGCCAAAGGTCTCAGGGAATTGGTAGTGGTAATTGTTCTACCCCATGTCTTGTGTTCTAGTCAAGTTTCTCATCGTACGCTGGGAGTCTTTTGTGTTTTCAACATAGACTAATGTAATGCTTCTTTTTGAGATGATAAGATGGTATTGCTTATAAAGGTTGAAGTTGCTCACTGGGCAAGGTTTCTTTAGTTTTAATTTGCAgtttatactaatttttatccaaaaaaaagttCGTTTTATCCTTATTCATTCTactctttatttttaacttagaTTATACTAGTGTATGGACCTTGTACATGCTGGCATATTCTTTAGATCCCTAAATcaacaatttcttttgttttgtttaaagGAGCGGTACGTAGCACCTCTAAACTTTGAAAGGCTGTTGGCAGCAAATTTGAAGGTGTTGACTGAAAAAGGAAGACTGATAAAGGTAATTAACATGGGAACTGGTATAAAATGATGCAGAAATCACTCTACCCCTTCTTTATGTTTAGCGAGGATGCATTTGCTGCAGTTTAAGACATGCAATGCCTGTTCCACGTTAATGTAGCATTAACATCAGCAGATCATGTTTAGTGATTACTAAGGAGAATTAAGATAAACTGTGTCATAGATTGAATTCtccttcttgttgttgtttttttcttgtCAATATTTGGTTCTTTTCTATTGCTATGTTGAATTGGAGTTGGTGCATGTCAGCTTATCATGCCCCAAGATGTAAGTTTCATCACACTCTACAAAACTCTAACTAAAAGGTGGTTGCGTCTGTCTGTGATACCATGAAGAATATTAGTAAGAATCAATTTTACttaaggaagcaatgttgtaaCTTATCAAGAATGGAAGGCTTCTAATTGACACTAAGCTCCATTTGTAGTATCACATCATGCCTAAAGTGAGGAAGGTATAAAGCAATGATAGAATGAAATGTCTGAATTCATTCTTTTTGGTTTGCCATCGTTCAGTAATGGACCCTTTCCTGAATCATAATGTGAATTcttgaatttaagaaaatgaaagcTCATTCTGTGGTCTTTTGGCTATTTTGGTTAGAGTCTTGAATTTTGTTAAAGAATGCTCAAAAATTTCAATGCATAGATGTTGGTTGCAGAGTAAAATTCTTCAATTGACTTGAAACTGCCACCATTTAATGCATGAATTTAACTTTACTATTGTTCAGTTGTTTTATAGTCATTCTTAGATCAGACAAGCACTGTGATAGGGTAAATGatcaaatttctatttttcctttcggagaattttttttttaaaatactattaTGTTGACACTGGACAGCCCAATTATAGATATTCTTGTCTGTTCCATAGCCTGGATCTTGATACCTCCATCCACATTGATAGGTAAAGCATCACTACAGGATTGCACCGAATAGAGCATCATCTGATGGCAAGGGAGGCCCTTTCTCTTTGCCTATGGGCGGAAAGCTTGATTCCACTATGGTAGAAAAGAATGAAACTAGAGTACTGACTAAAGAACAGATTGATGCGGACTTAGAGCAAATGAAGAGCATGAGTGCAGAGGAGGCTGCTGCAGCCGCAGCTCAAGCAGTTGCAGAGGCTGAAGTTGCCATTGCTGAGGCAGAACAGGCAGCAAGGATTGCAGAGGAGTATGAAGCGGAAGCAGAGGCAGCACAGTGCTTTGCTGAAGTAGCATCAAAGGCACTACAGCATCAGACTATCCTTGTCTGGTAAGCTAACTTTTTAAGAGTCAACTTCTCATGGTGATTGTTGACAAACTTCTTCTAACGCCACAATGAGCCCATTAATTCTCTAAAACATTGTATTATCAGGTGATGTTATGCTGGTGATTCTCCAACTGCTAAAATATCATTACAAggaaaagttttaaattgtcAGGAATATTAGAATTCAAGTCTGAGGACATattaaacattaataaaaatatttcattttgttaAATCTTTGGTGCAAAATGCCACACATATCATACGTAACTTACTTCCCTTCTTAAAACTCTTATGTTGctttaaacaattttcattGTAATGTTTTTTTCAGAATTTAGAGTCTTGCTTCTCTTGTAACTAGAGGCGAACCCCGTATTTGAAGGCTTCGGGTGCACGGATATTATTTTAGCTCAAATATGAGCTCTTTAagctaaacttaaaataaatatagttgaaAAGGGCTTTAGCTGGATTCAAACCCTGGTCTCAGGAGTGATTCTTCAGGCTTGTACCAATGACACAAGGGCACTCATGCTCCTCATGGGTGCATTGTTAATTATATCCTAGTTCTTTTAGTTTCTCaaaatagatatacatatatacacatgaTTTTTTCTGAAGTTGACGGGTGCACGTGCACCCCCATGTATAGGTGTGGGTCCGCCTCTGCTAGGAACTAGAAATTTTAAAGACAGTCTACCTAATATGAATTAGTGACAGTATGACACCTGTTTTTTCTAGAGCAGCTAGTGCCATAAGAATTAGAAGAATTGCCATATATTAGAGATAAGTGAAATTCGTTCTTCCAACTGGACAGGGACGGATTGAGCATTTAAACTTGATGGGTTCAAACATTATGGTTTATAACAGTGAACTAATTTTACTTTCAAAATTATGGGTTCATATCTAGCATTTGCTAAATTTTAGTGGGTTTTCACACGTCTATACTCCCTGAAAAATATACTGGATACGGATGAACTCAATCCTAAAAAGGCTGGCTTGTTTTGCAGCAACCAGATAAGGTTATGCAATTTGTATTAAGGAAAAACATTTGATAACCATATGATTTTATATAGTCTGAAAGCAAATCCTCCTTTCTTTTCCATCCAAGTTTT harbors:
- the LOC101248266 gene encoding telomere repeat-binding factor 2 isoform X2, coding for MASGWGSRHRGKIVSKSAQPTPKHDDSTLVSYVSENDRDIPDVKPLASTGDELKDVGSKRPLSRLDDLILESIAKLKESRGSSRNAISSYIEERYVAPLNFERLLAANLKVLTEKGRLIKVKHHYRIAPNRASSDGKGGPFSLPMGGKLDSTMVEKNETRVLTKEQIDADLEQMKSMSAEEAAAAAAQAVAEAEVAIAEAEQAARIAEEYEAEAEAAQCFAEVASKALQHQTILV
- the LOC101248266 gene encoding single myb histone 6 isoform X1; protein product: MGAPKQKWTSEEEAALKAGVAKYGVGKWSTILKDPEFAVVLRSRSNVDLKDKWRNLHVMASGWGSRHRGKIVSKSAQPTPKHDDSTLVSYVSENDRDIPDVKPLASTGDELKDVGSKRPLSRLDDLILESIAKLKESRGSSRNAISSYIEERYVAPLNFERLLAANLKVLTEKGRLIKVKHHYRIAPNRASSDGKGGPFSLPMGGKLDSTMVEKNETRVLTKEQIDADLEQMKSMSAEEAAAAAAQAVAEAEVAIAEAEQAARIAEEYEAEAEAAQCFAEVASKALQHQTILV